A genome region from Nocardia sp. NBC_01730 includes the following:
- a CDS encoding DUF1048 domain-containing protein — protein sequence MGIRDIIEGKKEWRAHMARVKALPSDYQIVYKEIQKYLFKIGPVDLVDGTLLSGMLDFFEEGVASGKGVIELIGNDVAAFCDDLVKDSKTYAEIYQDSISEEIGKGMK from the coding sequence GTGGGCATCCGCGACATCATCGAAGGCAAGAAGGAGTGGCGGGCGCACATGGCGCGGGTCAAGGCACTCCCATCCGACTACCAGATCGTCTACAAGGAGATTCAAAAATACCTTTTCAAGATCGGGCCGGTCGATCTGGTCGACGGGACCTTGCTCTCGGGCATGCTCGACTTCTTCGAAGAAGGGGTCGCCTCCGGCAAAGGAGTCATCGAACTCATCGGCAATGACGTCGCAGCTTTCTGCGACGACCTGGTAAAAGACTCAAAAACCTACGCCGAAATCTATCAGGACTCCATCAGCGAGGAAATCGGCAAGGGAATGAAATAA
- a CDS encoding PadR family transcriptional regulator, with product MLKGTLEGCVLEIIDTEETYGYAITRRLNELGFGDVIEGTVYAILLRLEKNGLVDVSKRRSEVGPPRKFYALNDTGRKELASFWTKWEYVSSRINELKGSEK from the coding sequence ATGCTGAAAGGCACGCTCGAAGGCTGCGTCCTCGAGATCATCGACACCGAGGAGACCTACGGCTACGCCATCACGCGCAGACTGAATGAACTCGGCTTCGGCGACGTCATCGAGGGGACGGTCTACGCCATCCTGCTGCGCTTGGAGAAGAACGGCCTGGTCGATGTTTCGAAACGACGTTCCGAAGTCGGCCCGCCGCGAAAGTTCTACGCGCTCAACGACACTGGACGCAAAGAACTCGCGTCCTTCTGGACGAAATGGGAATACGTGTCATCACGTATCAACGAGCTCAAGGGAAGTGAGAAATGA
- a CDS encoding alpha/beta fold hydrolase → MTKNSTSSTNSTWTGMVSVDDTALAVTDTGGPGIPVVYLNGAYADQKHWRPTIADLGSGYRHISYDTRARGKSKQSADYSFEACLRDLDAVLAARGVDRPLLVGWSYGGILAWNWADRNPDRALGSVIVDAFPYGLTGEEGRDRIRQQFHKMRFLLPLARPLGLAGRMSAAQHAEVGIDANEYAAAGDPVLSRLACPTRFVVATGNSLGSEDGEMERVRTSLDPALAHNPNVKVSAKVASNHSHIVRKDFRAIAQAVRETLAAQPQAPADSSGE, encoded by the coding sequence ATGACGAAGAACAGCACATCCTCGACCAACTCGACCTGGACCGGCATGGTGTCGGTGGATGACACGGCACTGGCCGTGACCGACACCGGCGGACCCGGCATTCCCGTTGTCTACCTGAATGGGGCATACGCAGACCAGAAGCACTGGCGGCCGACGATCGCCGATCTCGGCAGCGGCTACCGGCACATCAGCTACGACACGCGGGCCCGCGGCAAGTCCAAGCAGTCGGCGGACTACTCCTTCGAAGCGTGCCTGCGTGATCTCGATGCAGTCCTGGCGGCCCGCGGGGTGGACCGGCCGCTGCTCGTGGGCTGGTCCTACGGCGGAATCCTGGCCTGGAACTGGGCCGACCGGAATCCCGACCGCGCCTTGGGATCGGTGATCGTGGACGCCTTTCCGTATGGCTTGACCGGCGAAGAGGGCCGGGACCGCATCCGTCAGCAGTTCCACAAGATGCGGTTTCTGCTGCCGTTGGCCCGACCGCTGGGCCTGGCCGGGCGGATGAGTGCCGCCCAGCATGCCGAGGTCGGCATCGACGCCAACGAGTACGCCGCCGCCGGCGATCCGGTCCTCAGCCGCCTGGCCTGTCCGACGCGATTCGTCGTGGCCACGGGTAACAGCCTCGGGAGCGAGGACGGAGAGATGGAACGGGTGCGCACCTCCCTCGACCCGGCCCTCGCCCACAACCCGAACGTCAAGGTGAGTGCGAAGGTCGCGAGCAACCACTCCCACATCGTGCGCAAAGACTTCCGCGCCATCGCTCAGGCTGTCCGCGAGACCTTGGCGGCCCAGCCTCAGGCTCCAGCGGATTCGTCCGGCGAATAA
- a CDS encoding DUF1048 domain-containing protein, with protein MNFWETITGSDLTREYKALEARAKALPTEYQAAWEEIKIRLSPYSGLTGRNLMPILDGALGLLEETASDGSSVQEALGNDIKGFCAAIAGEEGCKDYRDKWREQLNKNVANKLDRLGG; from the coding sequence ATGAACTTCTGGGAGACAATCACAGGCAGCGATCTCACCAGGGAATACAAAGCCTTGGAAGCTCGAGCCAAGGCCCTCCCGACCGAGTATCAAGCAGCGTGGGAAGAGATCAAGATCCGCCTCTCCCCCTACTCGGGCCTCACCGGCCGCAACCTGATGCCGATCCTCGATGGCGCCTTGGGGCTGCTCGAGGAAACAGCGTCGGATGGCTCGAGTGTCCAAGAGGCACTCGGCAATGACATCAAGGGCTTCTGCGCGGCGATCGCCGGCGAAGAAGGATGCAAGGACTATCGCGACAAGTGGCGCGAGCAGCTGAACAAGAACGTGGCAAACAAACTGGACCGGCTAGGAGGATAA
- a CDS encoding MerR family transcriptional regulator produces MVDVANVLSERGLPRKSPPNLRGGFTIDEAGAFAGVTTATVRLYHQYGLVEEPEADSSGCRRYRSAELLRLVQVRTLAGAGIPLVEIGDLLEYLSHFERVLDGSR; encoded by the coding sequence ATGGTCGACGTAGCGAACGTTCTGTCGGAAAGGGGACTGCCGCGCAAATCGCCTCCCAACCTTCGGGGCGGTTTCACGATCGATGAGGCAGGGGCGTTCGCCGGCGTCACGACAGCGACAGTGCGGCTCTACCACCAGTACGGCCTGGTCGAGGAGCCCGAGGCCGACAGTTCGGGCTGTCGCCGATACCGTTCCGCAGAGCTGCTGCGGTTGGTGCAGGTCCGGACCCTGGCGGGGGCGGGCATACCGCTGGTCGAAATCGGGGATCTGCTCGAATACCTCTCTCACTTCGAGCGCGTCCTCGACGGCAGTCGGTAA
- a CDS encoding CPBP family intramembrane glutamic endopeptidase, which yields MISTTNGTSGARRTWRRTVLKGALGVGALAGCGNDSRGGVEDGVAEGQGKERERRAGPQSSDPASAEGSSVMRAFEDARPNRFVQRLLGDRHSLPLSIVLHLVPGVLIVAAYLLIGEPVVEAIGYPSLLGWAIALCLVLIPILSGLLWLGRRHNGRFSLRGVLHYTGRPLSRGKLAAMVIPLIVWMMVLSFATAPLNTFFLENFFTRVPYNDDAGSATKFLDGYSYSVMLTTMLVCLPLTGISLPLIEELYFRGFLLPRIAHLRGWAPVVSAVLFSLYHFWSPWVFVSRVIFMFPGFWFAWREKDIRLSIGMHVGVTSIMATLGTIAVALNLI from the coding sequence ATGATAAGCACGACAAACGGGACATCCGGTGCGAGACGCACCTGGCGCCGGACGGTGTTGAAAGGCGCGCTGGGTGTCGGCGCACTCGCCGGTTGCGGCAACGACTCCCGCGGTGGCGTCGAGGATGGCGTGGCGGAAGGCCAGGGCAAGGAACGCGAGCGTCGAGCAGGGCCACAGTCGTCCGATCCTGCCTCGGCTGAGGGGAGTTCTGTCATGCGTGCCTTCGAAGACGCTCGTCCGAACCGATTCGTCCAGCGGTTGCTGGGTGATCGTCATTCGCTGCCGCTGTCCATCGTGTTGCATTTGGTCCCCGGTGTACTGATTGTCGCCGCCTACCTGCTCATCGGTGAACCAGTTGTCGAGGCCATCGGCTATCCGTCCCTATTGGGCTGGGCGATCGCCTTGTGCCTGGTGCTGATACCGATCCTGTCAGGGCTGCTGTGGTTGGGTCGCAGGCACAATGGCCGCTTCTCGCTGCGTGGCGTGCTGCACTACACCGGTCGGCCGCTTTCGCGCGGGAAGCTGGCGGCGATGGTCATCCCCCTCATCGTGTGGATGATGGTGCTGAGCTTCGCGACTGCCCCGTTGAATACCTTCTTCCTCGAGAACTTCTTCACCCGGGTGCCGTACAACGACGATGCCGGCAGCGCCACTAAGTTCCTCGACGGCTACTCGTACTCGGTCATGCTCACCACGATGTTGGTCTGCCTGCCCCTGACCGGAATCTCCCTGCCGCTCATCGAGGAGCTGTACTTCCGCGGTTTCCTGCTGCCCCGCATCGCCCACCTTCGTGGCTGGGCCCCTGTGGTCAGTGCGGTCCTGTTCTCGCTGTACCACTTCTGGTCGCCCTGGGTGTTCGTGTCGCGGGTGATCTTCATGTTCCCGGGATTCTGGTTCGCCTGGCGGGAGAAGGACATCCGGCTCTCGATCGGGATGCACGTCGGGGTGACCTCGATCATGGCGACGCTGGGCACCATCGCTGTCGCGCTGAACCTCATCTGA
- a CDS encoding class I SAM-dependent methyltransferase yields the protein MTLSKNCAVHFAHPRGIRGAVAGVVMAHRRDYTSRGKWAMGKLEPAPDAHVLELGYGPGVTLAELCRLAPDGRVVGVDLSPVMLRQATRRTRTFVSTGLLDLRHADAADLDPELRDFDLIYGINVWQYWDDGATVIKDLATRLRPGGRLSLAYEQPPGSTVTCGRAIVQMVEQFAATPLVHVQSTWMPGHPAVLVSASRSLR from the coding sequence GTGACTCTCAGCAAGAATTGTGCCGTTCACTTCGCGCACCCGCGTGGCATTCGCGGCGCGGTCGCCGGCGTGGTCATGGCGCACCGACGTGACTACACCAGCCGTGGCAAGTGGGCAATGGGCAAACTCGAGCCCGCGCCGGATGCGCATGTACTCGAACTCGGTTATGGCCCCGGTGTCACACTCGCCGAGCTGTGCAGGCTGGCGCCGGACGGCCGCGTGGTAGGCGTGGATCTGTCACCGGTCATGTTGCGCCAGGCCACGCGCCGCACCCGAACTTTCGTCTCGACCGGGCTGCTGGACCTGAGGCACGCAGACGCCGCCGATCTCGATCCCGAATTACGGGACTTCGACCTGATTTACGGCATCAATGTCTGGCAGTACTGGGACGACGGCGCAACTGTCATCAAAGATCTGGCCACTCGGCTGAGGCCCGGCGGCAGATTGTCCTTGGCCTATGAACAACCGCCGGGATCCACTGTGACATGCGGTCGCGCCATTGTGCAGATGGTGGAGCAGTTCGCCGCCACGCCCCTGGTCCACGTCCAGTCCACATGGATGCCCGGCCACCCCGCGGTCCTGGTTTCGGCATCCAGATCCCTCAGATGA